In Leucobacter denitrificans, the genomic window CCGGGTCAGTCACGGCAACGGTCGCCTGCTCAGTGAACAGTTCTTGCGCGTTTGCCATGTCGGTCTTCGCACCGTCACCGATGAAAACCTCGCTCGCCTCAACGTCGACACCGATCGACGCATACTCCCCCTGCGCGATTGCTTCGCGCAAGAAGTCGTACCCAAACTCGTTGCCGTACCCGCGGAAGGTTTCAGCGTGCGCCTGTTCCTCTACCGCCTTGTGCAGTGCCTCGATGATCGCTGGTGCGAGCGGGCGCGTCACGTCTCCAACGCCGAGCTTCAAGACCTTCGAGTCTGGGTGCTCCGCTTCGTACCGTCGTACTCGGTCGTTGACCTCGCCGAACAGGTATGCCGAGGGAATCCCCCGGAAGTTCGCGTTGATTGGCATCGGGGGTTCCTACCTTTGTGTTGCTGGGTCAGCCTGCGATTTTGCGGGCTACGGTTTCTGCGAGTTGTACGGTGTTGAGTGCTGCGCCCTTGCGCAGGTTGTCGTTGGAGACGAAGAACACGAGGCCACGGCCTGCGGGTGCAGACTGGTCCTCGCGGATCCGCCCAACATAAGACGCGTCTCGACCGGCAGCCTCGAGCGGCGTCGGAACGTCGCTGAGTTCAACACCAGGCGCCTCTGCGAGCACCTCGCGGGCGCGGTCAGCCGAGATTTCGTTTGCGAATTCTGCGTGGATCGCGAGCGAGTGGCCGGTGAAGACTGGCACGCGCACGCAGGTTCCTGCGACGAGCAGCTCTGGAAGTTCGAGGATCTTGCGACTCTCGTTGCGGAGCTTCTTCTCCTCGTCGGTCTCGCCTTCGCCGTCGTCTACGATCGATCCTGCGAGCGGCAGCACGTCAAACGCGATGGGCTTGACGTATACCTCGGGGTCGACAAAGTCGACGGCCTCTCCGTCGTGTACGAGCTCTTCGATCTTGCCCGTCGAAACCGCCGCGGTGACCTGATCCGCGAGTTCGCGCACGCCAGCGAGCCCCGAACCTGAGACCGCCTGGAATGTGGTCATCGTCATGCGCTCGAGACCTGCCGCGGCATCGAGCGCCTTCATGACCGGCATCGCTGCCATGGTTGTGCAGTTTGGATTCGCGACGATGCCGCTACCTGCTGCCACAATGTCGTCGAGTGCGTGCGGGTTCACTTCGCTCACCACAAGTGGAACCTCAGGGTCGAGACGCCATGCGCTCGAGTTGTCGATGACAATTGCCCCTGCGGCCGCGAACTCTGGCGCGTACTGCTTCGACGCGGCACCGCCCGCCGAGAAGAGCGCGATATCGATGCCGCTCTTGTCCGCGGTCGCGACATCTTCGACGACGACGTCTTCGCCGCGGAACGGAAGCGTCGTACCAGCCGAACGCGCACTCGAGAAGAAACGAATCTTCGAGATTGGGAAGTTGCGCTCGTCGAGCAGACGGCGCATCACCTTGCCGACCTGACCGGTCGCGCCAACGACCGCGACTGAGAGGCCCTGCGATTCAGCCATGTGTGTGGATCCTGTTCTGTGAAATCTGGTTGCGAAGTGAGCCGGTTAGCGGCCGGTGCCTGCGTAAACCGTTGCCTCGTCGTCTGAGTCGAGGTCGAATGCGGTGTGCAGCACACGCACGGCCTTCTCCATGAGGTCGGCGCGGGTGACCACTGAGATGCGAATCTCCGAGGTTGAGATCATCTCGATGTTGATTCCTGCCTCGTAGAGTGCGCGGAACAACTGAGCCGATACACCGCTCGAGGTGCGCATGCCCGCACCTACGACTGCGATCTTTGCGATCTGATCGTCGTAGAACAGCGTTTCGTATCCGAGGTTCTCGCGCTCTGCTTCAAGCGCCTCGGTGACCTTCGGGCCCTCTGCCATGGGAACTGTGAAGGAGATGTCGGTGCGGTTCGTGTCAGCGGCAGAAATGTTCTGCACAATGATGTCAATGTTCGCGTCTGTCTTGGCGACAACCTCGAAAATTCGAGCGGCAACCCCCGGAACGTCGGGAACTCCGCTGACGGTAATCTTTGCTTCGCTCGCTTCAGCGGCGATGCCTGTGATGACCGACTCTTCCATCTGGTCTCCCTTCGGGTGCCCCTTTGCCGGGGTGTAAACGATGGTGCCCTCTTCGCCTGAGAATGAGGAGCGCACATGAATCTCGACGCCGTGGCGTCTCGCGTATTCGACCGCGCGCAGGTGAAGCACCTTGGCGCCTGATGCCGCGAGTTCGAGCATCTCTTCAGATGAGATCGCGTCGATCTTGCGTGCGTGCGGTGCCATGCGTGGATCAGTCGTGAAGATGCCGTCGACATCGGTGTAGATTTCGCATACGTCGGCGTTGAGTGCTGCGGCGAGCGCAACCGCGGTCGTGTCCGACCCGCCGCGGCCGAGCGTCGTAATGTCTTTGGAGTCTGGGCTCACGCCTTGGAAGCCCGCGACGATCGCTACTGCGCCTCCGTCGAGGGCGTCGCGCACACGGCCCGGTGTGACGTCGACGATCTTTGCAGCGCCGTGATCGCCGGTCGTGATCATGCCTGCTTGGCTGCCCGTGAATGAGAGTGCTTCGACGCCCATACCCTTGATGGTCATCGCGAGGAGTGCCATCGAAATTCGTTCGCCGGCGGTGAGCAGCATGTCGAGTTCGCGGGGCGCAGCGATGGGCGTGCACTCGTCTGCGAGATCGAGCAGTTCATCGGTGGTGTCGCCCATCGCGCTCACGACTACGACGACCTCATTGCCCGCGCGACGGGTTTCGACGATGCGCTTCGCGACTCGCTTGATGCTTGTTGCATCGGCAACCGACGAACCCCCGAATTTTTGCACGATCAATGCCACGTGGGTCCTCCTAGTTTTGAGCCAAGGTCTATTCTAACCCGTGCCGCATACCAGAAGCCTGCGGGGCGGGTCTTGGGGGCCGTTTCTATGTTGAGATGTCAGTGCCTGTTGGTTCCCGCAAAGGTGGATCAGATTAGAATCCAGTAGCGCGTTGCTCGCGTGGCCCAATTCCATAAGACGAATATAGCCATTGAGAAGTCACTAATGGCTGCTTCGCGCGAGATGAAGCAACCTCTTCTGCCAAGTCAACCTCGTAGGGGGTGGATCGACGCCGTTAGTCGACGATGCGGCGACCTTCAAATGCGCGCCCGAGCGTGACCTCGTCTGCGAACTCGAGGTCGCCGCCGACTGGCAGACCGGAGGCGAGTCGCGAAACCGGCACCTCAATGCTGGTGAGGAGTCGGGAAAGGTAGGCCGCCGTAGCTTCGCCCTCGAGGTTTGGGTCGGTGGCGATGATGACCTCTTTCACCTGCACACCACCGTCTTCGGTCGCTGCGCTGAGCCTGCGCATGAGTGCGGGAATGCTCAGGTCGTCGGGGCCAATGCCGTCGATCGGGCTGATCGCCCCACCGAGCACGTGGTACAGCCCGCGGAACTGACGAGTGCGTTCGATTGCGACGACGTCTTTTGGTTCTTCGACCACGCAAATAATGGCCTGGTCACGGCGCGCGTCGCTGCAGATGCCGCACCGCACCTGCTCGGTGATGTTGCCGCATACCTCGCAGAAGCGTACCTTCTCGCGAACCTCACTGAGGAGCGAGGCGAGCCTCGACACGTCAAAGTTTTGGGTTTGCAGAATGTGGAACGCAATGCGCTGCGCTGACTTCGGACCAATGCCCGGGAGCCTGCCGAACTCGTCGATCAGGTCTTGAACGATGCCGTCGTACACGGCTACCTCCTGTGCTCAGGTAAAGGGTGTTCCTCGAGGAATACTGCGCCAAGCACCTCGCGCACGACCGACTCACCGTATCGCGTGAACTTTGGTGCGACTTTTGGTGACGGCTTCGGTGTGTCG contains:
- a CDS encoding aspartate-semialdehyde dehydrogenase; translated protein: MAESQGLSVAVVGATGQVGKVMRRLLDERNFPISKIRFFSSARSAGTTLPFRGEDVVVEDVATADKSGIDIALFSAGGAASKQYAPEFAAAGAIVIDNSSAWRLDPEVPLVVSEVNPHALDDIVAAGSGIVANPNCTTMAAMPVMKALDAAAGLERMTMTTFQAVSGSGLAGVRELADQVTAAVSTGKIEELVHDGEAVDFVDPEVYVKPIAFDVLPLAGSIVDDGEGETDEEKKLRNESRKILELPELLVAGTCVRVPVFTGHSLAIHAEFANEISADRAREVLAEAPGVELSDVPTPLEAAGRDASYVGRIREDQSAPAGRGLVFFVSNDNLRKGAALNTVQLAETVARKIAG
- a CDS encoding aspartate kinase, coding for MALIVQKFGGSSVADATSIKRVAKRIVETRRAGNEVVVVVSAMGDTTDELLDLADECTPIAAPRELDMLLTAGERISMALLAMTIKGMGVEALSFTGSQAGMITTGDHGAAKIVDVTPGRVRDALDGGAVAIVAGFQGVSPDSKDITTLGRGGSDTTAVALAAALNADVCEIYTDVDGIFTTDPRMAPHARKIDAISSEEMLELAASGAKVLHLRAVEYARRHGVEIHVRSSFSGEEGTIVYTPAKGHPKGDQMEESVITGIAAEASEAKITVSGVPDVPGVAARIFEVVAKTDANIDIIVQNISAADTNRTDISFTVPMAEGPKVTEALEAERENLGYETLFYDDQIAKIAVVGAGMRTSSGVSAQLFRALYEAGINIEMISTSEIRISVVTRADLMEKAVRVLHTAFDLDSDDEATVYAGTGR
- the recR gene encoding recombination mediator RecR; its protein translation is MYDGIVQDLIDEFGRLPGIGPKSAQRIAFHILQTQNFDVSRLASLLSEVREKVRFCEVCGNITEQVRCGICSDARRDQAIICVVEEPKDVVAIERTRQFRGLYHVLGGAISPIDGIGPDDLSIPALMRRLSAATEDGGVQVKEVIIATDPNLEGEATAAYLSRLLTSIEVPVSRLASGLPVGGDLEFADEVTLGRAFEGRRIVD